Genomic segment of Hyalangium ruber:
GGCTCGTCGGGTTTGCCGACGACCGCGACGGGCCGCTCTCGCTTCGCACGGCTGCTCAATGGTAGCTCTCCCCGTGCCGCAGCTCCCCACAAGACCGCGAGCACAAGGGCCAATCTAGCAGGTTGGCTCAAAGGTGGGTGACCTCCTGAATTGGGCGAACGGTAGCAGGTTCTGCGAGCGCGCAGGGGCACCGCAGACCAGCTCAGGAAGCCCCACCCGAGCCGTTAGCTTCGTCACGACGTGACTGCGAGCCGCATCCTTGACCGCGGCTCAGCCACTTCATCGAGGTGAAGGCGCGGAAAGCACTGGCGCTTACTGGGAACCTGGAAGCGATGCTGCTCTATGTACGCCTGTATGGTGGGCACATGGAGCTGTGGCTCCGCCCCCTTGAAGAGGGGCCGACAGATGAAATCCTTGATGACCCGCATCGGCCTTCCTGCCTCCGTCCTGACAGGCGTGACCGTGCGGGAACTGCTCGAGCTGATCCTCGAAAAGTACCGCTGGTTCCGTCCTGCTCGCTGCGGGTTTGCGACCCTGGACACGCCGCTGGATCCGGAGCATCTCGACTACGGCCGGCTCGTGGCCATCTATGAAGAGCTGCGGGCGCTCACCGTGGCTGGGCCAACGGACAAGGACTTCCTCTTGCTGGTGTCCGCGAAAGCTCCAGACTCTCCTTTCGCGGGGACTCTCACTTGGATGACCTCTGCTTCCGTAGCCGCCCAGCAGACCTAGCGAGACAGGCACCTGCGCGAGGTGGTGGAGGTCATGCGACGGCTCGATGCACCACTCGCGGTCTCTGCCCTCAAAGAAGACTTCAAGGGGAAGACCCAGCGCTGGGTTCAGGACAACGCAGGAGAGACGCTTACCTTTACCGTGAGCGACTACAGCGAGGGGCTCGCGGGACTGCTCTGGCGCAACTTCTTCGGCCCGCCCTTCGTCCACATGTTTGGCGCCCGCCTGAACGCACTGCCCGCCCAGTTCAAGCAGAACCTTGGCGAGGACATCGTCCTCGTGCAGCCCTACGAACTTCCCACCCAGGCAGGTACACCCGAGGCCACAGCGGTCGAGCGTCAGCTCATCTCGCACCTGGGCCCCGAGTGCTTCTACGACCCCGAGCGCCACCTCAAACCAGGACGGCGCCCTGAGTTGAAACCGCTCCCCTAGCGACCGGGCTGCCCCAGCCCCGCGGACTGCACCACGGGCACCTTGCTGGGACGCCCGTAGAGCAGCTGGTAGGTGTTGTACGAGCGCAGCACGCGCTTGATGTAGCCGCGCGTCTCGGCGATCGGCACTTCCTCCACCCACGCGTCCAGCGGCACGCCCTTGCGATCGGAGCGCCAGCGGTTCACCGCCCCCGCCCCCGCGTTGTAGCTGCCCACCGCGAACGGGGTGTTCCCGTTGAACCGCTTCACCAGCTCGCCCAGGTGGTGCGCCCCCAGGCGGATGTTCACGTCCGGCTGGTACAGCGAGTCGACGCTGAAGCGCTTGATCTTCAACTGCGCCGCCGTCGCCTTCGCCGTGGCCGGCATCAACTGCGTGAGCCCCATCGCCCCCGCCCACGAGAGCGCCTTCGGATCCAGCGCGCTCTCCTCGCGCATCAGCGCCTGGAGCAGATCCGGCTCCACGCCCGCATCCTTCGTGTGCTTCTCGATCAGCTCCCGGTACGCGTTCGGATAGGCGATCTCCCACACCGGCCGCGTCCTCGGCGTAATCCGACCGCCCAGGTCCCTGCGCAGCGCCACGCGCGCCACCGCGTGCGCGGCGCGCTCGTCTCCGGCCATGGACAGCAGATGGACCAGCAGCCGCACCGCCTCGGCCGGCTGCCCGTTGCGGTTCACCGCCAGCAGCTCCGAGGCCACCGCCTCCGGGAACCCCAGGCGCAGCAGCTCCACGCCCGCCAGGAAGTGCGGATCCTTCTCCATCACCGTCCCGGCGTGCATCGGCCAGGGGCTCTCGGCCGGCTCGGAGAAGATGAGCTGCGGGGCAAGACGCGCCAGCCGCTCCTTGTCCACCTCGCCCAGCTGCGCCCGCGCCATCAGCCCGTAGTAGGTGGCCGGGTGCTCCACCGCGATCTTCTCGAAGAGCGCCACCGCCCCCGTCACGTCCCCGCGCTCCTGCAGCGTCCGCGCCCGCCAGTACTGGGCGCGCTCCACGTCATACGTCTCGTCCGCGTCCGCGAAGCGCTTCTCGATCCGTTCCAGGATGGCCACCCCGCCATCCGGCGCCCCCGAGGTGCGGGCAATCCAATACGCCTTGAAGAGCGCCTCGCCCAGGAAGTCCCCCTGGGAGTAGTTGCGCTCCAGCTCCTCCAGCCGCGCCTGCGCCTGCGCCGGCTGCTCCGTCTTCACGTACAGGTCCGCCGCGTAGAAGAGCGCGTCATCCGCGAACGAGTGGCCGGGGAACTCCCGCGCCAGCCGCTCGTACGTCTCCGAGCCCCGCCGCTGGTCCACGATGGAACGCGACGAGCCCAGCACGTACAGCGCCCGAGGCAGCAGGTCCGCGTCCTGGCACTTGTCCACCACCGCGCTCAGCGTGCCGATGGCGGCCGTGTGCTGGCGCTCCTTGCGCAGGCCCTTGCCGTAGGCGAAGTGCGCGCGGCAGGCGACCGGATCCGGCAGCTTCAGCCCCGCCAGCAGCGGCTGCAGCACCGCCAGGCCCTGCTTGTTGCGGTGCAGCTCGATGAGCTGCTCGGCGCGAATCACCTGCGCCTCCACCGGCGGCTTGAGCCCCTTGAGCCGGCGCTCGGCCTGCTTCGTCAGCGCCGAGAGCGGATAGCGCGCCCACAACCGCCACAGCGCCTCGCGCTCCTTCTCGCGATCCTTCTTCTCCACGGCGATGTCCGCGGTGGCCATGAGCGCCTCGGCGCCCACGTTGCGGCCGAACATGGGGGCCGGCCGGGACGCCAGCGGCTCCAGCGCTGCCATGGCCCCCGCGTAGTCCTTCTTCTTGCGCAGCACCCGCCCCAGCCCCAGGCGCGAGTCCACGTACAGCTTCGAGTCCTCGGACACGCGCGCCAGCACCGCCGCCGCCTCGTCGAAGCGCCCCAGCGCCTCGAGCGCCACGCCCGCGTGCGTCAGGCACCGGTCCTTCATCGCCGGGTAGTCCTCGGCCAGCTCCGCCATCTCCTTGGCCGCGCGGACATCATCCCCGCCCCGCACCGCGCTCAGGGCGCGCAGGTAGCGCACCGGCGGCGAGTTGCCCTCGCCCTCCAGCAGCGTGCGCGCCTTGAGGTAGAAGCCCCGATCGAAGGCCTCCTTGGCCTCCTTCTTCTTGCCCTCGGCGAAGTACGGCGCCAGCTCGTCCAGCCCGTAGGCTCGGCCCTTGGGCGCCTCCACCGGCTTGAGCGGCACCTGCACCACGGGCATCGGGAAGGCCGGGTTGAAGATCTCCACGTACCCGGAGGGCAGCGGCGTCTTCTCCGACTCCGGCACCGGGGCCAGGAGCGCCTCGGAGGGAGCACCGTCCGTGGAGGGCTGGGGCGCGCTCGTGGGCTCGGAAGCCACGGGCTGCGCGGAGGCCAGGGTCGCGAAGGAGGCGAGAGCGATGAACGAGAGGGCGGATTTCATGGGAGGGGGCCGGTGGCCCTGGTGAATGCGCTCGGACACGCCCGAGGACAACGGGAGACGATCGAAAAATTTCCGGACCTGTTCACAGGTTAGACTGTTCTCCCCCACATGGACATTCGAACTCAGAGCGCTGTGTTTGCTTCCTTGGTCGGCCTGGCGCTCGGCCTGTCCATGCTCCTGCGACCAGGCAGGACGCGGGTGGTGACACTGTATTCCGTCTTCGCCCTGACGGTGGCGGGCTACTACCTCTCCCTCTTCTTCACCGGCATCTTCCCCTCCCCCACCTACCCCTGGGTGGCGCGGGTGGCCGTGGGCCTCACCATCCTGCTGGCCTCGGCGGTGCCCTTCACCGCCGTGGCCTTCTTCCTGGAGTTCCTGGGGGTCTCCAAGGGCACCTACATGCTGGGTCGGCGGCTCGCCCTGCTGTCGGCCGTGTTCGGCCTGGCGGTGGCGGTCACCCCCCTGGCCGAGCGCACCTGGGCGCGCTTCGCCATCGGCGTGTGGATCCTGGGCACCCTGCTCACCTCGGTCAGCCTGCTGCTGCACCGCCTGCGCAGCCAGGAGTCGCGAATCGAACGCTTCCGGCTGATGTACCTCGCCATCGGCGCCGGAGCCTCCATCCTCTTCACGGCGCTGGATCTCATCGACCGGCGCTACGACATCCCCCTGCCCCCGCTGGGGCCCATCCTCTCCACGCTCTACCTCTTCTTCCTGGCCCAGACGCTGCTGCGGCTGCGGCTGATGGACCTGCACGAGCTGCTGGGGAAGATCGCCTCGCAGACGGTGCTGGCCATCATCCTCGCCGCCGTCTTCACGGTGCTCACCGCGTGGGTTCAGCAGAACACCTCGCTGTTCATCTTCAACACGGTGGTGGCCGCCTTCGTCATCATCATCCTGATGGAGCCGCTGCGCGTGAAGGTGGAGGAGCGCGTGGTGGCCATCTTCTTCCGCGAACGCTTCGAGCTGCTGCGGGTGCTCAGCGCGCTGCGGGCGCGCATGGCCACCGTCATCGACATCTCCGAGGTGACGCGGATGATGCTCGACGCCATCCACGAGACGGGCCGCGCCACCCACACCTCCGTGTACCTGCTGGCCGAGGACCGGCCGGGCTATCGGTTGTTCGACTCGCGCGGCCCGCCGCCGGAGAACGTGCTGGACACGGCCGCCGCGCGCGGGCTGCTGCTGGCGGCCGCCTCGGGTCAGAAGGCGGTGCTGCTGGAGAACGTGGAGCACCGGCTCCAGGCCCTCAAGCTCCAGGCCGCCGAGGGCAAGCGCCAGCGCGACGAGATCAAACGCCTGCAGGACACCCGCGCCGCCCTGCTGCAGATGAAGGCCGGCATCTCCGTGCCGCTGGTGGGCAACGATCGCGTCATCGGCTTCCTCAACCTGTATGACGAGCGCGTGCCAGAGGCCTACGCCTCGGACGAGATCGCCCTCATCCTCACGGTGGCCGAGCGCCTGGCCACGGTGCTGGAGAACTCCAAGCTCTACGAGAAGATCCGCGAGCGCGACCGCCTGGCGGCCCTGGGCGAGATGGCGGCGGGCCTGGCCCATGAGATTCGCAACCCCCTGGGCGCCATCAAGGGCGCGGCGCAGTGCCTGGACCCCAAGCAACTGCCGGGCGAGGACGGCGAGTTCCTGGAGGTCATCGTCGAGGAGGTGAACCGGCTCAACGGCGTGGTGACGGCGTTCCTCGACTACGCGCGCCCGCTCAAGCAGAACTTCGGGCCCACGGACCTCAACGAGGTGGTGACGCGCACCATGCGCCTCATCCAGAACGACGTGCCCGCGCAGATGGAGCTGGCGGTGCAGTTGGACCTCACGCTGCCGCGCGTGGACGCGGACGCCGAGCAGCTCAAGCAGGTGCTCATCAACCTGGTGCAGAACGCGGTGCAGGCCATTGGCGGGGTGGCCGGCCGCATCACCGTCAGCACGGTGAAGCCAGACCGCTTCGGCGATTTCCGGGGCACCCCCGAGTTCGTCGAGGTCCACGTCTCCGACACCGGGCCGGGCATCCCCTCCGACCAGCACCCGCACATCTTCGTGCCCTTCTTCACCACCAAGCAGAAGGGCACCGGCCTGGGGCTCGCCATCTGCCAGCGCATCGTCAAGAACCACGGCGGCAACATCTCCGTGCAGAGCCGGCCCGGCGAGGGCTGTACCTTCGTCATCCGCATGCCCGCGCTGCCCGCGGAGCAACCCCCGGTGGAGCGCCCCCCCACGGAGGGTACGCCCTTCCCCGCCACCCGGCCCTCCGCCGCCCTCCCGCTCCCCCCCATGGAGGTCCAGGAAACCCCTCCTCCCAAGGCTCCCGAGCCCAAGTCGAAGCGGGACCGGAAGCGAAAGGCGGGCTGAAGCACAATGAAACGCTGTGAGTCGTGGCCGAACAACACACGTATGAGGTAGAAACGGGCCCAAGCCCGGAGAGCCGCATGAGCAAGCCCATTCAAGTCCTCCTCACCGACGATTCGCCCACGATGCTCCAGGTCCTCACGCGCTTGCTGTCCGCGCAGCCCGACGTGAGCGTCGTCGGCACGGCACGCGACGGAGAGGAGGCCGTGGCGCTGGCGCGCTCGCTCAAGCCGGACGTGATTACGCTGGATGTGCAGATGCCCGGCATGGACGGCCTGGGCGCCACCGAGCGCATCATGGCGGAGACGCCCTGCCGCATCCTCATGGTCTCCGGCGCGCCGGACACGGACCTGTCCTTCCGCGCGCTGCAGGCCGGCGCCCTGGAGGTCATCGCCAAGCCGCAAGGTGCGCCCGAGGACGTGGCGCGCTTCGGAGTACGACTCCTGTCGGCCATCCGGTTGCTGGCCGAGGTACCCCTGGTCACCCAGCGGAACGAGGGGCGCTCCACCGCGCCGACGCTGACGCCCGGCACGCGCGTGGCGGGCTTCGGCCTGGTGGCCTCCATTGGTGGACCCACGGCGCTCGCCTCGCTGCTGTGGCTGCTGCCGCGCAGCCTGCCCTACCCCCTCTTCATCGCCCAGCACATCACCCCGGGCTTCACGGTGGGCCTGCACCGCTGGCTCTCCTCGCTCTCGCCCCTGCCGGTGGAGATCGCCCGCGCCTCGGAGATGCCCAAGCCGGGCACCGTCTATCTGGCGCCCGACAGTCACCACCTGCGCGTCGGCATGCAGGGCGAGTTCGTCATTGAACGCGCCTCGGGCAGCACCTTCCCCTCGGGAGACTTGCTGCTGGCCTCCATGTCGCGGGCCTTCGGGGCCCAGGCCGGGGGCGCGGTGCTCAGCGGCATGGGCGAGGAGGGAGCCGTGGGGCTCAACGCCATCCGCCGCGCCGGTGGCCTCACCTTCGCGCAGGATCCCGAGACGTGTCTGGTAGCGGGCATGCCGGAGGCGGCGCTGCGCAACAAGGCCACCGAGCACCGGGTCTCCCCCGAGGCCCTGGCCACCGTGCTGCGCGCGCTCGAGGGTGTCCCACCTGCACCTCCCTCTCCGCAGGGGATGTAATCTTCCCGGCTACTCCCATACGGTAAGCTCCGCCAAGAAGCATTTGGCGGATTATCGAGGGAAACCATGAGCCAGACGATCCGGGTCCTCCTCGCGGATGACTCCCCCACCATGCTGAAGATGTATCTGGGGTTGCTGGCCATGGCGCCGGAGATCCAGATCGTCGGCACGGCGAAGGATGGCGAGGAGGCGCTGCTGCTGGCGCGCTCGCTCCACCCGGATGTCATTACCCTGGACGTGCGCATGCCGCGCATGGATGGGATCGAAGCCTCTCAGCGCATCATGGCCGAGGCGCCCAGCCGCATCCTGGTCATCTCCGGCGCGGTGGATGCGGAGATGTCCTTTCGCGCGCTGCAGGCCGGCGCCCTGGAGGTCATGCCCAAGCCGCGCGCGGGCAAGGAGGGGCTGGTGCTGTTCGGCACCCGGCTGGTGCAGGTCATCCGCTCCATGGCGGATGTGCCGCTGGCCCAGAACCGGACCCTGGCCAGCGCGCCCACGCCCGCGGCGCCGCTCAAGGGCGGGCGGGTGGATGGCTTCGGGCTGGTCGCGGCCACGGGTGGGCCTCCGGCGCTGTGCATGGTGCTGTCGCTGCTGCCGCCCAACCTTCCGTATCCCATCTTCATCGCCCAGCACGTCTCCGAGGGCTTCACCACGGGGTTCTGCCAGTGGCTCTCGGCGGCCTCGTCGCTGAGGCTGGAGGTGGCGCAGTCGGGCACGCGTCCTCACCGCGGCCACGTGTACCTGCCGCCGGATGGACACCAGATGCAGGTGCTGCCCACGGGCGAGCTGCGCGTGGAGCCCGTGCAGGGCACGCCCGCGATGCTCGGCGACACGCTGCTGAGCTCGCTGGCGCGCGTGTACGGCAACCGGGCCGGTGGCGCGGTGCTCACGGGCATGGGCTCGGATGGTGCGGCGGGGCTGGTGGCGATCCGCCGCGCGGGTGGCCTCACCTTCGTGCAGACGCCGGAGAGCTGTGTGGTGCCGGGCATGCCCGAGGCGGCGCTGCGGGGCGGAGGCACCGACGTGGTGCTGTCGCTCGAGCAGATGGCCGCGGCGCTGCGCTCTTTCTCGGGCGCTGTCTCCCAAAGCACCCTTCCGCCGAACTGAACGCGCGCCGAGCGTTCTCGGGTGCGAGACGGTGTGAGTTCCTCGCCCCTTCACCCCGGATTGTGTCGTAAAGCCCAACCTAATGAGTAGGTCCGAGGGAATCCGGATGATACAATCCGTCACGTAGGCTTTGTGACAATTCTCTGTCCCTGAGCTTCAGCGACCCTCCGAGGTGCACGTGAACAAGCCCATCAAGATCCTCCTCGCGGATGACTCTCCCACCATGCTGAAGATGTTCTCCGGGCTGCTGGCCCCTGCGTCGGACATCCGCATCGCCGGCACGGCGCAGGATGGGGCGGAAGCGTTGACGCTGGCGCGCTCGCTCAAACCGGACCTCATCACCCTGGACGTGCGCATGCCGCGCATGGATGGGATCGAAGCCTCTCAGCGGATCATGACGGAGGTGCCGAGCCGCATCCTCGTCATCTCTGGCGCGGTGGACGCGGAGATGTCCTTCCGCGCGCTGCAGGCCGGTGCCCTGGAGGTCATGCCCAAGCCCACGCCGTTGAACGGAGGCATCTCGAGCTTCGGCACGCAGCTCATCAGCACCATCCGCTCCATGGCGGGGGTGCCGCTCACGCCCCGCAGGCCCATCATCGCGCCTCCGGGCCCGCCGCCGGTGCTGCGCGGGGGGCGGGTGAACGGCTTCGGGCTGGTGGCGGCCACGGGTGGGCCGCCGGCGCTGGCGATGCTGCTGTCGCTGCTGCCGCCGACGCTGCCCTACCCCGTGTTCATCGCGCAGCATGTCTCGGTGGGCTTCACCTCGGGGTTGCGCCAGTGGCTCTCGGCGGCCTCGCCCCTGCCGATCGAGGTGGCGCGCACGGGCATGCGGCCCCAGGCGGGCTATGTGTACCTGCCGCCGGACGGGCACCAGATGCAGGTGCTCATGTCGGGCGAGATGCTCGTGGAGCCGATCTCGCCGCTGCACGGCACCCTGGGGGACGCGCTGCTGCACTCGCTGGCGCGGGCGTACGGCAACCGGGCGGGCGGCGCGGTGCTCACGGGCATGGGTTCGGATGGGGCGACGGGGCTGCTGGCGATCCGGCGAGCGGGGGGGCTCGCGTTCGCGCAGTCACCGGACAGCTGTGTGGTGCCGGGCATGCCCGAGGCGGCGCTGCGCAACGGCGCCGCGGAGTCGAGCCTGGCGGTGGATGGGATGGCCTCGGCCCTGCGCGCGCTCTCGGGGCCGCTGCCCACGGTGCCGCTGCACCGCAGCTGAGCTCCGGGCGCGGAGGGTGCGGGTGGGCTACGCTGCGCGCCCTCCTTCTCGCGCGGAGTCGCCATGGCTTCCTGTCCCTTCTGCTACGGAACGCTGCTGCCCACCTTCTCCAATGGGCTCCAGCGGGAGAAGTGTGGCCGGTGCTCGGCGCTGTGGTTCGAGGGTGAGGCGCTGGCGAAGGTGATGGGAGGCTCGGCCACGGATGCGCTCATCGCGCGGGCTCGGGGCAAGCATGGCCAGTGCAAGGGCTGCAAGGAACCCTTGGAGTACGTTCCCCAGTGCTCGAAGTGCGGCCATGCCGCGCCCACGTGTCCCCATTGCGGCACGGCGCCGCTGTCGGTGGCGGTGGTGCATGGCATCGAGGTGGACGTCTGCCCCGACTGCCGAGGCGTGGCGCTGGACAAGGGCGAGCTGGAGCACCTGCAGCAGGAGGCCGAGCAGGAGCGCGACGGCGGGCTGGATCTGAAGCCGAAGCTCGAGCCCCAGAATCTGCAGAAGCCGCAGTGCATGACGTGCAAGCGCAAGCTCAAGCTGGAGCACGCCTTCGTGTACGACACGCGGCTCTACTGCGGGAGCTGCGCGCCACAGGGCTCGGCGCCGTACAGCGTGGAGCTGGCCCGCGCCAGCCCGAGCCTCCAGCCCACGGTGGGCACCTACCTGCAGGGAGGCGGCGGGTGGACAGCGGCGGATCCCATCTCGTACGCCATCGGCTGGCTCTTCTCGAGCATGTTGGACTGACACACGGACCTCCAAGTCACGCTAGAGAGCGAAGTACGGGATCACGGTCTGGGACGCAGGTCGCGGGCCCCTCGTCTCGGCGCGGGGCCCCCCGTCAGCGGACGGGTCCTCCCGCGCCGGCCGTCCCGCTCTCCCTCGGCTCACAGGCTCCTTTGACTCGCTAAACCTGTCCGGTTGTCAGACAGGTTTGGACGGCCCCGCGCCTGACCTCCTATGTCGGATGCGTTCCCGCATACCCATGAGGTAGGATGACCTCCTGACCCTCGAGGCCCTCCGCATGTCCCCCGCCCCTGACTCGAACAGCACGGCTCCGCAGGACGTGCGCATCGGCTCCTGGCGGGTGCTCCGATACGTCGACAGGGGCAGCTATGGCCTGGTCTACCGCGTCGAGCACACCGAGGGAGTCCCCTCTGGCATCCACGCGCTGAAGGTGGCCATCTCTCCGGGAGATGCGCGCTTCGCTCGCGAGAAGGCCCTGCTCTCGCGCATCCACCACCCCAACGTACCGAGGCTGCATGATGCGGGTGAGTGGACCGACCCGCATGGCCGGCACTTCCCCTACCTCGTGATGCAATGGGTGGAAGGTACCCCGCTCTACAAATGGGCTCCCCAGGGCATGCTCACCTCACGTCAGGCGCTGCGCCTGCTGGCCCAGGTGGCCCGCGCGCTCCAAGCCACCCATCCGCATGGCGTACACCGCGATGTCAAGGGTGACAACGTACGGGTGAGCGCCGAAGGCCATGCCGTCCTGCTGGACTTCGGCGCCTGCTGGTACCCAGGCGCTCGCCCCCTCACCGACACGGCCATTCCCCCAGGCACCGAACCCTACCGCAGCCCTCAGTTGTTGCGCTTCCGTGCCAGGTTCCGCGGGGACCCCGAGGACCCCTACCTCTCCTGCCCGGAGGATGACATCTATGCTCTGGGGGTGATGGCCTACCGCCTCGTGACTGAACGCTACCCACCGCCTCGCCCTGACCCGGATTGCCATGACGCTCCGGAGCGTCCACGCCCTGCGCGGCCGTTGGCTCCGAGTGAGTGGGCCACGGTGGCCCTGGTGCTGGACCGCCTCATCCTGCGCATGCTCTCCGACGAGCCCCAAGCGCGAGGCACCGCAGAGCAGTTGGCCCAGGAGATGGAAGAGGCCGCTGCCAGCGCGGAGCCAGCGTTGGACAGGCCCATCACCCTGGACCCGTGCCAGGTGAAGACCGA
This window contains:
- a CDS encoding zf-TFIIB domain-containing protein, whose amino-acid sequence is MASCPFCYGTLLPTFSNGLQREKCGRCSALWFEGEALAKVMGGSATDALIARARGKHGQCKGCKEPLEYVPQCSKCGHAAPTCPHCGTAPLSVAVVHGIEVDVCPDCRGVALDKGELEHLQQEAEQERDGGLDLKPKLEPQNLQKPQCMTCKRKLKLEHAFVYDTRLYCGSCAPQGSAPYSVELARASPSLQPTVGTYLQGGGGWTAADPISYAIGWLFSSMLD
- a CDS encoding transglycosylase SLT domain-containing protein, whose amino-acid sequence is MKSALSFIALASFATLASAQPVASEPTSAPQPSTDGAPSEALLAPVPESEKTPLPSGYVEIFNPAFPMPVVQVPLKPVEAPKGRAYGLDELAPYFAEGKKKEAKEAFDRGFYLKARTLLEGEGNSPPVRYLRALSAVRGGDDVRAAKEMAELAEDYPAMKDRCLTHAGVALEALGRFDEAAAVLARVSEDSKLYVDSRLGLGRVLRKKKDYAGAMAALEPLASRPAPMFGRNVGAEALMATADIAVEKKDREKEREALWRLWARYPLSALTKQAERRLKGLKPPVEAQVIRAEQLIELHRNKQGLAVLQPLLAGLKLPDPVACRAHFAYGKGLRKERQHTAAIGTLSAVVDKCQDADLLPRALYVLGSSRSIVDQRRGSETYERLAREFPGHSFADDALFYAADLYVKTEQPAQAQARLEELERNYSQGDFLGEALFKAYWIARTSGAPDGGVAILERIEKRFADADETYDVERAQYWRARTLQERGDVTGAVALFEKIAVEHPATYYGLMARAQLGEVDKERLARLAPQLIFSEPAESPWPMHAGTVMEKDPHFLAGVELLRLGFPEAVASELLAVNRNGQPAEAVRLLVHLLSMAGDERAAHAVARVALRRDLGGRITPRTRPVWEIAYPNAYRELIEKHTKDAGVEPDLLQALMREESALDPKALSWAGAMGLTQLMPATAKATAAQLKIKRFSVDSLYQPDVNIRLGAHHLGELVKRFNGNTPFAVGSYNAGAGAVNRWRSDRKGVPLDAWVEEVPIAETRGYIKRVLRSYNTYQLLYGRPSKVPVVQSAGLGQPGR
- a CDS encoding chemotaxis protein CheB is translated as MNKPIKILLADDSPTMLKMFSGLLAPASDIRIAGTAQDGAEALTLARSLKPDLITLDVRMPRMDGIEASQRIMTEVPSRILVISGAVDAEMSFRALQAGALEVMPKPTPLNGGISSFGTQLISTIRSMAGVPLTPRRPIIAPPGPPPVLRGGRVNGFGLVAATGGPPALAMLLSLLPPTLPYPVFIAQHVSVGFTSGLRQWLSAASPLPIEVARTGMRPQAGYVYLPPDGHQMQVLMSGEMLVEPISPLHGTLGDALLHSLARAYGNRAGGAVLTGMGSDGATGLLAIRRAGGLAFAQSPDSCVVPGMPEAALRNGAAESSLAVDGMASALRALSGPLPTVPLHRS
- a CDS encoding serine/threonine-protein kinase, with translation MSPAPDSNSTAPQDVRIGSWRVLRYVDRGSYGLVYRVEHTEGVPSGIHALKVAISPGDARFAREKALLSRIHHPNVPRLHDAGEWTDPHGRHFPYLVMQWVEGTPLYKWAPQGMLTSRQALRLLAQVARALQATHPHGVHRDVKGDNVRVSAEGHAVLLDFGACWYPGARPLTDTAIPPGTEPYRSPQLLRFRARFRGDPEDPYLSCPEDDIYALGVMAYRLVTERYPPPRPDPDCHDAPERPRPARPLAPSEWATVALVLDRLILRMLSDEPQARGTAEQLAQEMEEAAASAEPALDRPITLDPCQVKTERARRPGPPREWTPLLRPLLLVALLGIMGVLRLWRPAPYPQEFLPEPRQEPQESGRDGGSVGLGNTALASALPGGVDPIESRAVSLDMPDRPMKGQKRAPCDAREFVEINGGCWVRTNDHKPPCLKDWYEWRGSCYWPIMIRERLPTSEEP
- a CDS encoding chemotaxis protein CheB — translated: MSQTIRVLLADDSPTMLKMYLGLLAMAPEIQIVGTAKDGEEALLLARSLHPDVITLDVRMPRMDGIEASQRIMAEAPSRILVISGAVDAEMSFRALQAGALEVMPKPRAGKEGLVLFGTRLVQVIRSMADVPLAQNRTLASAPTPAAPLKGGRVDGFGLVAATGGPPALCMVLSLLPPNLPYPIFIAQHVSEGFTTGFCQWLSAASSLRLEVAQSGTRPHRGHVYLPPDGHQMQVLPTGELRVEPVQGTPAMLGDTLLSSLARVYGNRAGGAVLTGMGSDGAAGLVAIRRAGGLTFVQTPESCVVPGMPEAALRGGGTDVVLSLEQMAAALRSFSGAVSQSTLPPN
- a CDS encoding ATP-binding protein → MDIRTQSAVFASLVGLALGLSMLLRPGRTRVVTLYSVFALTVAGYYLSLFFTGIFPSPTYPWVARVAVGLTILLASAVPFTAVAFFLEFLGVSKGTYMLGRRLALLSAVFGLAVAVTPLAERTWARFAIGVWILGTLLTSVSLLLHRLRSQESRIERFRLMYLAIGAGASILFTALDLIDRRYDIPLPPLGPILSTLYLFFLAQTLLRLRLMDLHELLGKIASQTVLAIILAAVFTVLTAWVQQNTSLFIFNTVVAAFVIIILMEPLRVKVEERVVAIFFRERFELLRVLSALRARMATVIDISEVTRMMLDAIHETGRATHTSVYLLAEDRPGYRLFDSRGPPPENVLDTAAARGLLLAAASGQKAVLLENVEHRLQALKLQAAEGKRQRDEIKRLQDTRAALLQMKAGISVPLVGNDRVIGFLNLYDERVPEAYASDEIALILTVAERLATVLENSKLYEKIRERDRLAALGEMAAGLAHEIRNPLGAIKGAAQCLDPKQLPGEDGEFLEVIVEEVNRLNGVVTAFLDYARPLKQNFGPTDLNEVVTRTMRLIQNDVPAQMELAVQLDLTLPRVDADAEQLKQVLINLVQNAVQAIGGVAGRITVSTVKPDRFGDFRGTPEFVEVHVSDTGPGIPSDQHPHIFVPFFTTKQKGTGLGLAICQRIVKNHGGNISVQSRPGEGCTFVIRMPALPAEQPPVERPPTEGTPFPATRPSAALPLPPMEVQETPPPKAPEPKSKRDRKRKAG
- a CDS encoding chemotaxis protein CheB — protein: MSKPIQVLLTDDSPTMLQVLTRLLSAQPDVSVVGTARDGEEAVALARSLKPDVITLDVQMPGMDGLGATERIMAETPCRILMVSGAPDTDLSFRALQAGALEVIAKPQGAPEDVARFGVRLLSAIRLLAEVPLVTQRNEGRSTAPTLTPGTRVAGFGLVASIGGPTALASLLWLLPRSLPYPLFIAQHITPGFTVGLHRWLSSLSPLPVEIARASEMPKPGTVYLAPDSHHLRVGMQGEFVIERASGSTFPSGDLLLASMSRAFGAQAGGAVLSGMGEEGAVGLNAIRRAGGLTFAQDPETCLVAGMPEAALRNKATEHRVSPEALATVLRALEGVPPAPPSPQGM